In Janthinobacterium sp. 67, a genomic segment contains:
- a CDS encoding ligase-associated DNA damage response DEXH box helicase: protein MSKSALAQRIDAWFAARGWAVFPFQRAVWRAAAQGQSGLLHASTGSGKTYAVWFGALLRAERLQRKGRKQGLRVLWITPMRALAADTVRALQASGAELAPGWRIEARTGDTSAAQRARQAKAWPDVLVTTPESLSLMLSQADARERFGLLETVIVDEWHELMGSKRGVQVQLALARLRRWHGALMTWGLSATLGNLQQAQDVLLGEENAGVLVEGKVKKRILVDSLIPVNPTRFPWGGHLGIQMLQPLIAEIEGSATTLVFTNTRSQAELWYQHLLDARPDWAGLIALHHGSLDREVREWVEQHLKTGELKAVVCTSSLDLGVDFLPVERVLQVGSAKGIARLVQRAGRSGHAPGRISRVTLVPTNSLELLEAAAARAALAQGHVEARPVPDKPLDVLVQHLVTIALGGGFASPELYAEVRAAWSYRHLTLDEWQWALDFVARGGQSLTVYPEYRRVLPDEEGVYRVPDVALARRHRMSIGTIVSEAAIQVKFLGGGRIGSIEESFIARLKQGDHFLFGGRILEFVRVHEMTAYVRRAIGSRGAVPRWQGGKMPLSSELAHAVLDQLQLAQEGKTSGPEMRALAPLLAIQQAWSSLPTRATLLLETLSSREGHHLFVYPFAGRSVHLGLASLLAYRIARVQPATLSIAVNDYGFELLGADDIDFAPLLTGASGADLALFSTDNLLEDVLASLNATELSQRRFREIARIAGLVFQGYPGQPKSARQLQASSSLFFEVFRKHDAANLLLTQAQREVLEQELELTRLRATLRELHGRRISLQALERASPFAFGLMVERFREQLTTEKLSDRVARLVSALEKAAA from the coding sequence ATGAGCAAAAGCGCGCTGGCGCAGCGCATCGATGCCTGGTTTGCCGCGCGCGGCTGGGCCGTGTTCCCGTTCCAGCGCGCCGTCTGGCGCGCGGCCGCACAGGGGCAATCGGGTTTGCTGCATGCGAGCACGGGCTCGGGCAAGACGTATGCCGTCTGGTTCGGCGCCTTGCTGCGCGCCGAGCGACTACAACGCAAGGGACGAAAGCAGGGCTTGCGCGTGCTGTGGATCACGCCCATGCGGGCGCTGGCGGCCGACACGGTGCGCGCCTTGCAGGCGTCCGGCGCGGAACTGGCGCCCGGCTGGCGCATCGAGGCGCGCACGGGCGACACGAGCGCCGCGCAGCGGGCGCGGCAGGCGAAAGCCTGGCCCGATGTGCTCGTCACGACGCCGGAAAGCCTGTCCTTGATGCTGAGCCAGGCGGACGCCCGCGAACGTTTCGGCCTGCTGGAAACCGTGATCGTCGACGAGTGGCATGAATTGATGGGCAGCAAGCGCGGCGTGCAGGTGCAGCTGGCGCTGGCCCGCTTGCGCCGCTGGCATGGCGCATTGATGACGTGGGGCCTGTCGGCCACCCTGGGCAATCTGCAGCAGGCGCAGGACGTCTTGCTGGGCGAGGAAAACGCCGGCGTGCTGGTCGAAGGCAAAGTCAAGAAGCGCATCCTCGTCGACAGCCTGATTCCCGTCAACCCCACACGCTTTCCCTGGGGCGGCCACCTGGGCATCCAGATGCTGCAGCCCCTGATCGCCGAGATCGAGGGTAGCGCCACCACCCTGGTATTTACCAACACGCGTTCGCAAGCCGAGCTGTGGTACCAGCATTTGCTCGATGCGCGGCCCGACTGGGCGGGCCTGATCGCCCTGCACCACGGTTCGCTGGACCGCGAAGTGCGCGAGTGGGTCGAGCAGCACCTGAAAACGGGCGAGCTGAAAGCCGTCGTGTGCACGTCCAGCCTGGACCTGGGCGTCGATTTCCTGCCCGTCGAGCGGGTGCTGCAAGTGGGCAGCGCGAAAGGCATCGCGCGCCTGGTGCAGCGGGCCGGGCGCAGCGGTCACGCGCCGGGGCGCATTTCGCGCGTGACCCTGGTGCCCACCAACAGCCTGGAATTGCTGGAAGCGGCCGCCGCCCGCGCTGCCTTGGCGCAGGGCCACGTGGAAGCGCGGCCCGTGCCGGACAAGCCGCTCGACGTGCTGGTGCAGCACCTGGTGACGATCGCGCTGGGCGGCGGTTTTGCGTCGCCGGAGCTGTACGCGGAAGTGCGCGCGGCCTGGTCGTATCGCCACCTGACTTTGGACGAGTGGCAATGGGCGCTCGATTTCGTCGCGCGCGGCGGGCAAAGCCTGACCGTGTATCCGGAATACCGGAGAGTGCTGCCGGACGAGGAAGGCGTGTACCGCGTGCCCGACGTGGCGCTGGCGCGGCGGCACCGCATGAGCATCGGCACCATCGTGTCGGAGGCGGCGATCCAGGTCAAGTTCCTCGGTGGCGGGCGCATCGGCAGCATCGAGGAATCGTTCATCGCGCGCCTGAAGCAGGGCGACCATTTTCTGTTTGGCGGGCGCATCCTGGAATTCGTGCGCGTGCACGAGATGACGGCCTATGTGCGGCGCGCAATAGGCAGCCGCGGCGCCGTGCCGCGCTGGCAGGGCGGCAAGATGCCGCTGTCGTCGGAACTGGCGCATGCCGTGCTGGACCAGTTGCAGCTGGCGCAGGAGGGCAAGACCAGCGGTCCGGAAATGCGCGCGCTGGCGCCGCTGCTGGCCATCCAGCAGGCATGGTCGAGCCTGCCCACGCGCGCGACCCTCTTGCTCGAAACCCTCTCCAGCCGCGAAGGCCATCATTTGTTCGTGTATCCGTTTGCGGGACGCTCCGTGCACCTGGGCCTGGCGTCCTTGCTGGCCTACCGCATCGCGCGCGTGCAGCCGGCAACCTTGTCGATCGCCGTCAACGATTACGGCTTTGAATTGCTGGGTGCGGACGATATCGATTTTGCGCCGCTGTTGACGGGCGCCAGCGGCGCCGATCTTGCCCTGTTCAGCACGGACAACTTGCTCGAAGACGTGCTGGCCAGCCTGAATGCGACGGAGCTGTCGCAGCGGCGCTTCCGCGAAATCGCCCGCATCGCCGGCCTTGTATTCCAGGGCTATCCGGGCCAGCCGAAAAGCGCGCGCCAGTTGCAGGCGTCGTCTTCGCTGTTCTTTGAAGTGTTCCGCAAGCACGATGCGGCCAATCTGCTGCTCACGCAGGCGCAGCGCGAAGTGCTGGAACAGGAACTGGAATTGACGCGCCTGCGCGCCACCTTGCGCGAGCTGCATGGACGGCGCATCAGCCTGCAAGCGCTGGAGCGGGCCTCGCCATTTGCCTTCGGCCTGATGGTCGAGCGCTTCCGCGAACAGCTGACGACGGAGAAGCTGTCGGACCGGGTGGCGCGCCTGGTCAGCGCGCTGGAAAAGGCAGCCGCATGA
- a CDS encoding ATP-dependent DNA ligase yields MRDFARLYAELDETTSTSRKLAALQAYFRGASPENAAWAVYFLAGGKPRQAVPTKLLREYATERAGLDAWLFDEAYHAVGDLAETIALILPAPARRSDVGLAEWVEQRIAPLRGAPPETIRADLLAYWDELETRERFLLIKLIGGGFRVGVSKLLVTRALASIAAVDSKLIAQRLMGWTDGKVSPTGAGFLKLIAAQSDGEHALRGGQPYPFFLAHPLQAEPQSLGDIGDWLAEWKYDGMRAQLLRREGVNWLWSRGEELITERFPELAQLALPEGTVLDGEILVWQPGDVPAPFADLQQRMGRKSVSPKLLAGLPAVLVAYDVLEMDGVDVRQLPQLERRALLETVVAGIGSDALRLSPRIAAASWEALAAIRAESRARGVEGMMLKAKSAAYGVGRTKDVGTWWKWKIDPYSIDAVLIYAQAGHGRRASLYTDYTFAVWDDVAEGERKLVPFAKAYSGLTDVEIGQVDAAIRKTTIEKFGPVRSVQPTMVFEIGFEGIAASSRHKAGIAVRFPRILRRRDDKAVADADTLATLKAMLAQAT; encoded by the coding sequence ATGCGTGACTTTGCCCGGCTGTACGCGGAACTCGACGAGACCACCTCCACCAGCCGCAAGCTGGCGGCGCTGCAAGCCTATTTTCGCGGCGCCTCGCCCGAGAATGCGGCCTGGGCCGTGTATTTCCTGGCCGGCGGCAAGCCGCGCCAGGCCGTGCCCACCAAATTGCTACGCGAGTACGCGACCGAGCGGGCGGGCCTCGATGCCTGGCTGTTCGACGAGGCCTATCACGCCGTGGGCGACCTAGCCGAAACCATCGCCCTGATCCTGCCCGCGCCCGCCAGGCGCAGCGACGTCGGCCTGGCCGAGTGGGTCGAGCAGCGCATCGCACCGTTGCGCGGCGCGCCGCCCGAGACCATCCGCGCCGACTTGCTGGCCTACTGGGACGAGCTGGAAACGCGCGAACGCTTCCTGCTGATCAAACTGATCGGCGGCGGCTTTCGCGTGGGCGTGTCCAAACTGCTGGTGACGCGCGCGCTGGCGTCGATTGCCGCCGTTGACAGCAAGCTGATCGCCCAGCGCCTGATGGGCTGGACCGATGGCAAGGTCAGCCCCACGGGCGCGGGCTTTCTCAAACTGATCGCCGCGCAGTCCGATGGCGAACATGCGCTGCGCGGCGGCCAGCCGTATCCGTTTTTCCTCGCCCATCCCTTGCAGGCGGAGCCGCAGAGCCTCGGTGACATCGGCGACTGGCTGGCCGAGTGGAAATACGACGGCATGCGTGCCCAGCTGCTGCGCCGCGAGGGCGTGAACTGGCTGTGGTCGCGCGGCGAGGAATTGATCACGGAGCGCTTTCCCGAACTGGCACAGCTGGCTTTGCCCGAGGGCACCGTGCTCGATGGCGAAATCCTCGTCTGGCAGCCGGGCGACGTGCCGGCGCCATTTGCTGACTTGCAACAGCGCATGGGCCGCAAGAGCGTGTCGCCCAAGCTGCTGGCCGGGCTGCCCGCCGTGCTCGTGGCCTACGATGTGCTGGAAATGGATGGCGTGGACGTGCGCCAGCTGCCCCAGCTCGAGCGCCGCGCGCTGCTGGAAACGGTGGTGGCCGGCATCGGTTCTGACGCGCTGCGTTTGTCGCCGCGCATAGCGGCGGCAAGCTGGGAGGCACTGGCGGCCATCCGCGCCGAATCGCGGGCGCGCGGCGTGGAAGGCATGATGCTCAAGGCCAAGTCGGCCGCGTATGGCGTGGGCCGCACGAAAGACGTGGGCACCTGGTGGAAGTGGAAGATCGACCCGTATTCGATCGACGCCGTGCTGATCTACGCCCAGGCGGGCCACGGCCGGCGCGCGTCGCTGTACACGGATTACACGTTTGCCGTGTGGGATGACGTAGCGGAAGGCGAGCGCAAGCTGGTGCCGTTCGCCAAGGCGTATTCGGGCTTGACGGATGTGGAGATCGGGCAAGTCGACGCCGCCATCCGCAAGACGACGATAGAAAAATTCGGCCCCGTGCGCAGCGTCCAGCCGACGATGGTGTTCGAGATCGGCTTCGAGGGTATCGCCGCGTCCAGCCGCCACAAGGCGGGCATCGCCGTGCGCTTTCCCCGCATCCTGCGCCGGCGTGACGACAAGGCCGTCGCCGACGCGGACACCCTGGCCACCCTGAAGGCCATGCTGGCCCAGGCCACATGA
- a CDS encoding ligase-associated DNA damage response exonuclease — MADMVVVRKEGLYCVPGRFYIDPWRPVERAIITHAHADHARVGHRHYLCAAPGEQVLRARLGAVPIQGLAYGESIDHHGVRVSLHPAGHVLGSAQVRMEVGGEVWVASGDYKLQPDPTCVPFEPVRCDTFITESTFGLPIYRWQAPQEVYDDINQWWRRNAAEGRTSVLFCYAFGKAQRILAGLDPSIGPIICHGAAQALTQVYRESGVALPATVMVGDVTDKAALKTAMVIAPPSAAGSPWMKRFGDYSDAFASGWMLLRGARRRRGVDRGFVLSDHADWPGLMQAITATQAERIIVTHGSIPVMVRWLQQNGWQAGGFETEYGDDEADDGVPGASTAAEDAAHA; from the coding sequence ATGGCAGACATGGTGGTGGTGCGCAAGGAAGGCTTGTACTGTGTGCCGGGTCGGTTTTACATCGACCCGTGGCGCCCCGTCGAGCGCGCCATCATCACGCATGCGCACGCCGACCATGCAAGAGTTGGCCACCGGCATTACCTGTGCGCCGCGCCCGGCGAGCAAGTATTGCGCGCGCGCCTGGGCGCCGTGCCCATCCAGGGCCTCGCGTATGGCGAGTCCATCGACCACCACGGCGTGCGCGTGTCGCTGCACCCGGCCGGCCACGTGCTGGGCTCGGCCCAGGTGCGCATGGAAGTCGGTGGCGAAGTGTGGGTGGCGTCGGGCGACTACAAGCTACAGCCCGACCCCACTTGCGTACCGTTCGAGCCCGTGCGCTGCGATACTTTTATTACGGAATCGACGTTCGGCCTGCCCATCTACCGCTGGCAGGCGCCGCAGGAAGTGTATGACGACATCAACCAGTGGTGGCGCAGGAATGCGGCCGAAGGGCGCACCAGCGTGTTGTTCTGCTATGCCTTCGGCAAGGCGCAGCGCATCCTGGCCGGGCTCGACCCTTCCATCGGCCCCATCATCTGCCATGGCGCGGCGCAAGCGCTGACGCAGGTCTACCGCGAATCGGGCGTGGCCTTGCCCGCGACCGTGATGGTGGGCGACGTGACGGACAAGGCGGCCCTGAAGACGGCGATGGTGATTGCGCCCCCGTCGGCCGCCGGTTCGCCGTGGATGAAGCGTTTCGGCGACTACAGCGATGCGTTCGCCAGCGGCTGGATGCTGCTGCGCGGCGCGCGCCGGCGGCGCGGCGTGGACCGGGGTTTCGTCCTGTCCGACCATGCGGATTGGCCCGGCCTGATGCAAGCGATCACGGCCACGCAGGCCGAGCGCATCATCGTCACGCACGGCTCGATTCCCGTGATGGTGCGCTGGCTGCAGCAGAACGGCTGGCAGGCGGGCGGCTTCGAGACGGAGTATGGCGACGACGAGGCCGATGACGGCGTGCCCGGTGCGTCCACGGCAGCGGAGGACGCCGCCCATGCGTGA
- a CDS encoding RecQ family ATP-dependent DNA helicase, with protein sequence MQATANKSGRHIQRLLRSVFGVARLRAGQQDVIDSVLAGHDTLAIMPTGSGKSLCYQLPAALLPGATVVVSPLISLMKDQLEKLHELGITAVQLNSSLSRAEEDDAIARIGQGGRLIIFCTPERLASADFLSLLAGAPPSLVVIDEAHCISQWGHDFRPAYLEIAAALRVLGRPPVLALTATATGEVIADIDTQLEARKLQVINTGIYRANLRYRVIQVTNAGEKQDEVLRLLRETAGVGIVYAATVKAVEELAARLGELGESATCYHGKLAARERKHNQDLFMNGERRIMVATNAFGMGIDKPDTRFVIHLQVPANLEAYYQESGRAGRDGLPADCTLLYFQEDKRVQQFFLAKHYPTAEELATIVAAAQDLPASFAFVALAAHLPEFSDGHLKVCLKLLKDGKLLRQDRKLGYRLTAPSPATPSYAQLAQIYVDKQERDKQALEQMVAYAQSGLCRWKLLLDYFGDAGDFERCCNCDNCQSPPALAAPISLDEFPPAPAQVPAPAPAPQIAVGSRVRVPRYQIGTVLSVAGDQITIAFPENTTRTFMAEFVVPS encoded by the coding sequence TCATGCCCACCGGCAGCGGCAAGTCGCTGTGCTACCAGCTGCCCGCCGCGCTGTTGCCGGGCGCCACCGTGGTCGTGTCGCCGCTGATTTCGCTGATGAAGGACCAGCTGGAAAAGCTGCACGAACTGGGCATCACGGCCGTGCAGCTCAACAGCAGCCTGTCGCGCGCCGAAGAGGACGACGCTATCGCCCGCATTGGCCAGGGCGGCAGGCTCATCATCTTTTGCACGCCGGAACGCCTGGCCAGCGCCGATTTCCTGTCGCTGCTGGCCGGCGCGCCGCCCAGCCTGGTCGTCATCGATGAAGCCCATTGCATTTCCCAGTGGGGCCACGACTTCCGTCCCGCCTACCTGGAAATCGCGGCCGCCCTGCGCGTGCTGGGCCGTCCGCCCGTGCTGGCGCTGACGGCCACGGCCACGGGGGAAGTGATAGCCGATATCGACACGCAACTGGAAGCGCGCAAGTTGCAGGTCATCAATACGGGCATCTACCGCGCCAATTTGCGCTACCGCGTGATCCAGGTCACGAATGCGGGAGAGAAGCAGGACGAAGTCCTGCGCCTGCTGCGCGAGACAGCCGGCGTGGGCATCGTGTATGCGGCCACCGTCAAGGCCGTCGAAGAGCTGGCGGCGCGGCTGGGGGAACTGGGCGAGAGCGCCACCTGCTACCACGGCAAGCTGGCGGCGCGCGAGCGCAAGCACAACCAGGACTTGTTCATGAATGGCGAGCGCCGCATCATGGTCGCCACCAACGCGTTTGGCATGGGCATCGACAAGCCCGACACGCGCTTCGTCATCCACTTGCAGGTGCCGGCCAACCTGGAAGCGTACTACCAGGAATCGGGCCGGGCAGGGCGTGACGGCTTGCCCGCCGACTGCACCTTGCTGTATTTTCAGGAAGACAAGCGGGTGCAGCAATTCTTCCTGGCCAAGCACTATCCCACGGCCGAAGAACTGGCGACCATCGTGGCGGCCGCGCAAGACTTGCCGGCTTCGTTTGCGTTCGTTGCCCTGGCAGCGCACCTGCCCGAGTTTTCCGACGGCCACCTGAAGGTCTGTCTGAAACTATTGAAAGACGGCAAGCTGCTGCGCCAGGACCGCAAGCTGGGCTACCGTTTGACAGCGCCGTCGCCCGCCACGCCTTCCTATGCGCAGCTGGCGCAGATCTATGTCGACAAGCAGGAGCGCGACAAGCAGGCGCTCGAGCAGATGGTGGCGTACGCGCAAAGCGGCCTGTGCCGCTGGAAACTGCTGCTCGATTACTTCGGCGATGCGGGCGATTTCGAGCGCTGCTGCAACTGCGACAATTGCCAGTCGCCGCCCGCGCTGGCCGCACCCATCTCCCTGGACGAGTTCCCGCCAGCGCCTGCTCAAGTACCTGCGCCAGCGCCGGCGCCCCAGATCGCCGTCGGCAGCCGCGTGCGCGTGCCCCGCTACCAGATCGGCACCGTGCTGTCCGTGGCTGGCGACCAGATCACCATTGCCTTTCCGGAAAACACCACGCGCACCTTCATGGCGGAGTTCGTCGTCCCCTCGTGA